CCTTTTTTCATATACAATCAATTACCAACATATTTATAATGATAtctaaattaatcaataatatattgatTAGTAATTAAGTAAGTGGTTAATGATTGTAATTCAATATTGGTTGTCAAATATTATTACTCATTTTTCCAAATGATGGTCCAACATGGCTTTTAGGAGAGAAAAGTAAATGGAATGgtaatagaatataaaaaaattataactatttattaataatgtatCGCGTTCCATTTATGATTATTTAGcgaatatatttataaagtttataattggctaaatttcaaaattttggaaGCGTGTTTTATTCTGTGTATATAATTCACTGAAAGCATTACATGATCaatcataaaattgtttagaGTTATCTCTCAAATGCATTTAATtgatttctaatttaaataGTGGATCAGTTTAGTAATTgttaaaattactttttcatgaaaaaaatcaattacTTCGTATGAATTATGAATTACTTCTAGGATGAAAGATAGGGATAGAGAAAGGGTTGGAAAGAAAGGACTTTTCAAACAAGACTTTAAGTCCCACCAATTCAAATTATGTTTAGATTCTTAAATGGGtatgaaaaaaattcaacatttttatatttcataatgtTAAGACATTTTTTGGTGAAAGAAAAAGTTCtcctattattatatatatttagcCAAGATTTGTTGCTTATAGTAAATTTTCAGGTCTTCATAGGCAACTCAATTACCAGAACTAAGGTTCTATGATAAGACATAACGTCACCGGATTCTCAAATCTCAATGAACCTAATACGTGCCGCCACCCactatataaaaaacaataatttcgTCACTGCTTGCGACTTCAAACTTCACAGTATAAATTATGCCCTATAAATGCAAACACTCTCTTCCAAGTCAGTGCATTCTGTATTTGCTATTCGTGTCGTGTGTTATTTCATCACTTTTCTTAAAACAGAAAGATATACATAAATGGCAACTTCGTAAGATATATCATATGTTTCTTTACATTAATTCTAGTGTTTTATTAATTCTACCATTTCATCTTTTCTAAGCTTGTTTCAATGCATAGCGTGTTAGATGTTCGGCCTCCTGCATTAACTTCCATCTCTGAACCACTCCCATTTTTTGATGGAACCACAAGGTGCCACTCATCACCCCATTGTCCATTATTGTTCTTCTTTGTATAgatataataacttaattatgaGTGTGTAATTTGGATGGTGTTTGTAGGTTGTACATTTGCTATCTGTGCCCTTATGCACAACGTGCATGGATAACTAGAAACTGCAAGGTTTTTTTCTCACTTGTACCGTTTCTTCAGTTTTCAAGTTCTGCTAAGTCTAGTTcttctgatatatatatatatatatatatatatatatatatatatatatatatatatatatatatatatatatatatatatatatatatatatatatatatatatatatatatatatatacaaactcTCTGGTTCTTCTTAGAAATATCAATGCAAgtcttgtttcttctttttttgttatttagtgATGATTTGTGAACTTCAGGGACTGCAAGACAAGATCGAATTGGTTCCTATTGACCTCACAAATAGGCCTTCTTGGTATAAGGAGAAAGTGTACCCTCTTAATAAGGTACATAGACATGATCAGTATTTTTAACTGGAGGAAACTATTTGATTCGGTTGATGGATCATAACACGTTCTTCTTATGTTATAGGTGCCATCGTTGGAGCACAATGGCAAGGTTTTAGGAGAAAGTCTTGATTTGATCAGATATATAGATGCCAACTTTGAAGGGCCATCTCTATTTCCAAGTGTAAGAAATATACATCAGTTTTATACATTTATCTGTGTAATTTGAAAGGGAAGTCATGACTCTTGATGAGTGGAAAATTTTAGAATCCTGCCAAGAGAGAATTTGGAGAGCTAATGATATCCCATGTTGATACGTTCACCAGTGGCGTATACTCTTCGTATAAAGGAGATCCTGTACAACAAACCAGTGAgatcttaacttttttttttcttctgaatttaagtaaagaaaatgagaatacAGAATTGTTGAATGGTTTAAAATTGACAATTTGAATCAGGTGCTGCTTTTGATTACTTGGAAAATGCTCTTGGTAAATTTGATGATGGACCATTCTTTCTTGGCCAATTTAGTTTGGTAAGTTGAAATTCTCATCAATCTTGAAATTTTGTTCAGTCGTGTTGATTTCACTATAAAGTTGTATGAAAGTTAGAACCTTCTGTGATCTAGTCAGTCatagaaggaaaaaaagagaTGTAGTCATATCAGATGTAATGAAAAGTTTTGTTATATCATAGTATAATAATTTCCTCATGATTTTAAACACTGTGGTTATGATCAGGCGGATATTGCCTATGTTTCATTTATTGAAAGAATCCAATTggttttttctgaaatttttgaGCACGACATCACAGCAGGAAGGCCCAAACTAGCCACATGGATTCAGGTTCACATTTCTGTGCAATCCTAAAGACattgactttttaaattaagtttgcATGATTTGGAAATGGAGTGGTCTATTTAAATAAGGCCTAACCATCTCCACAATTCtgatttgtttatatttacTGATTCTAAGTTAACTGTGATTGCAGGAGGCTAATAAGATTGAGGGATATAAGCAGACAAAAGTAGACAAGGAGGAGTATTTGGAAGCTTTCAAGATAAAGTTTTTGGTATTATGAACTTCAACTAGTCAAAACTTTGTGTTGCAGTCTTGCTTTTGCTAGTCTGCTAACTGTTTATGTTTATACTTTTGTAGGCTTAAAAGTGAAAGTGTGTTGCTGTTGCACTGGTATttaagataaagtgaataaaGATTTGTTTCAATTTAGAAGATGGTGTGTTGCAGTTACTTTGATTTCAGACTTTTGTATGGGACCATCAAATTGTTTAGTCCCGAAGTGTAATAAACTTacacacacacaacacaaaGTAAGAAGTttcttcataattaatataCTACAAATTGATTAATATATTTCCTTTATACCTCTGTTTTTTTAAGTGAAACTGCTATATTCGAGTCAAGaacatttatatacaataatattgtaaaaaaaattcagaattttGTTTTCATGGTGTAAAACAAAtcgtaattaaaattttcttcgATTTAGGAGGGTGATTAAAAAGATGTCATCTTCCCATTGGAGGtgcttcttccacttcttatTCTGCAACTCACAGGAATGAAATTCCTTCCTCTCTTTAAAAAGTAATCGCTTCTCCACTCCATGACCTAATCAAAACACTATGTTAGCCAATAGTTATAATTCTTGGATACAGGGAACAAAAGTCTCCATGAGAATGAATATATTTTCTCAAATCAAAACCAACATTAATATACCTGCACATACCAATTCTGTGGACATATGCAGAGCCAGAATCAGACAAAATCATAACACAGTTCACTCCTTTCAAATCTATGCCCCGGGAAACCACATCAGTGGCAACCAAAACCCATGTTTTTACAACTCTGAAGTTATCAACAGCATTTTCTCGCTACATAAAAATGTATGAGATCAGGATTCAtaaatcacaaaataaaaaaatactaaatgaaAAAGTCTGCTTTAGAATTGGAGTACCTAGGTTGAAACGAATGCCGGCAAATAAAAACGACAAGTTGTTGGCCAATGGCGAGTGGAAGAAAACGAATGATTTAGCGGTTTCTGTAATGATTGACGGCTTAGCAGTTCCCCGTTAATTACTAttagtataatataaaatggGAATAATGATCAGATTTCACTCTTAAAATTATGTGTCATCGACTCATTGGATTAGTAAAAGATCACCATAGATTTTGGAAGGATTATAACAATTGGTGAATGCCTAACAAATGTTAATGTCCAACGTCTCACAAGGAACATAACCATGATCCAGCATCTGCAACCATAAATCTTCCAGCATACTGTAGATTTTGCCGCTCTGTGGATGAGAACTGTCTTCTGAGAAGAAGACGTGGATCTGATCCTTAAATTCTATCCAACTTTGACCAGGAACCTTCTGTACACCCATTTGTTTCATAAAATGCCGTAGTCTCGCAACTTCTTTCCAGTTGCCGGCAGAAGCGTTTATATTAGAAAGTAGCACTAGAGCAGCTGAATTGCAAGCATCGAGTCTTAGTATATTTTCTGCAACTCGTTCTGCAATGTCAACATTaccatgagttttacaggaAGCGAGTAGAGTTTTCCATGTATTAATGTCAGGGTCAAATCCcgttttcttaataaaattctcTGCTTCATACAAGCATCCAGCACGAGCGAGCAAATCAACCATGCAAGAAACATGCTCTCTTGTTGGTGCAATTCCTAGTTCCACTTCCATGGTTCTGTACAAGTGCCAACCTTCCTCCACCAATCCAATGTGACTGCAGGCACTGAGAACCCCCACATATGTGACCTCATTAGGCTCAACACCAAGATTCCTCATCATTCTAAAGAAATTAAGAGCTTCATGGCCAAGTCCAAACTGAGCATAGCCAACAATTAAACTACTCCACGAGACAATATCTGGGTTCTGGGTTGAATCAAAAACATCACGAGCATGTTTAAGTGATCCACACTTTGCATACATGTCAATCAATCTATTGCGGACGGAAACATCAACCACTAGCCCACTTTTAATAGTAAAGCAATGGACTTGATTCCCAACCTCTAGAGATGACAATTCTGCACAAGTTCCTAATATGGTAGTTATGGTGATACTGTCAGGCTTATTTTCAGAAAAGAGCATTAACTTAAATAATCTAAAAGCCTCTCTTGCATGTTTGTGTTGCAAGCATGCTGATAGAATTGAATTCCAAGAAACTAAATTGGCTCTTCTacccaaaaatgtgaaaacattGAATGCATTATGTAGATTTGAACACTTTGTGTACATCGTCAGCAAAGAGTTGCATACAGCTGCTTCCTTATCTAAACCTACTTTAATAATGTAAGAATGCATTTGCATGCCTTGGTTACATGTCAAAAAGCTCCCACAAGGACAGAGTAAGGAGAGAAAAGTAATGTCATCTGGCATGAATCCTGTATGCATCATCTGGCGAAAAAAAGATACTGCTTCATTAACATGACCACTGTCAGAGAATGCTGCAATAATTGCATTCCATGACACTAAATCCGGGCTTTCAATTTGATAAAATGCCCTTTCTGCCAAAGGTAAGAATCCAAATTTTGCATACATGTCACAGAGGGAGCATCCGGCGAAAATGTTTCTCCCTAAACCAAATTTAGCGCAGACTCCGTGAATTTGCCTTCCAAATTCAGGTTCTAGAAGGCTTCCACAAGCACTGAATACACTGCCAAATATATACTCATTTGGTTGGTAAACAGATTGCCTGAGCATATCTCTGAAAAGATATAAAGCTTCTATGTCATTACCAAGTTGAGTATACCCTGTAATCATAGAAGCCCAGGAAATTAAATCTTTTGTGGAAATCATGGCAAACACACTTGAGGCATGTGCAATTTGTCCAAACTTTGTATACATTGAGATAAGAGCGTTTTGTGCTATCAAGTGATGATCATACCCGGATTTAATGACATGACCATGCAGTTGTCTGCCTAAGTCTATATCTCCCACAATGCAGCAAGCCTTAATAATGCTTCCAAATGTAAACTGGTCTGGGAGATAACCTGATCGCAGCATTTGAATATACATGATAATGGCatcattttcttcatcattcTGCATGTATCTGGAGATCATTATAGTCCAAGAGACCACATTACGCAGCTTCATTGCATTAAAAACTTTTCTAGCATCCTTCAAAGAACCACATTTTCCATACATATTAAGAATATGATTTTGGAGAACAAGGTCTGGCTGACACTTGGATTTTGAAATGTGATCATGTATTTTCTTGCCATAATTTAGAGATCTAATGTTGGTACAGGCCAGTATTAGATTCGCGTACGTGCTTGGTTCTAGCTGGATACCTGATTTCTCTAGATTGAAATCAAATGCATCAAGTGCTTCTTTGTATTGCTGTTTCTTGCACATCAAGTTTATGTAACTGTTGGTTGATAACTCTGTACTGAGACTGGAGACTACTCGTGTTGATACAATAGGTCTTGTACAATTGTATACACATCGAATTTGGCTTTGAATGATCATATGGACAAGGGATATTGAAAAAGCAAGTGAAGTTCTTATTGTTGAGAATCTTACTGGGTGATATGGTGTCAGGAGGATAATGAAATGGTCACAAATGGGTGTTTGTgattaatgaaacaaaaaatcCACAATTAGACGAACCCACTGAAAATACTTATGTAAAGCCGGGTATTGAACGAAAATCAAGAAATTGCATGATTATAAACTAGTACCTGGGCTAAAGCCTCCATCTTGATTTACCCATCCCTATCTACGTGAGTTAAGGAGTCAAAAGCCATCAACCACCAGAGTTTGATGTTCTCTTGTCAGAAATTTCATTGTCGACAACAATGATATAAAAATAGACACCAAAGGGAATCCACAAATCCAAGAACACCAGAGCCACGACAGTAGGAAAAAATGTTACGAACTTTGTTTGATCAGACAGACAAACAGACATGAAATGTCAGCCAATTCATCACCAAACCATGTGGAGAGATTGTCTCTGCAGGAACCAAACGTAATTATATGATTTGTTCCACAAGACATTGTTTCATAAAAATCATACGCCGTCATCTATAATGGCCAATGAGAAACCCGTTAAATTTGTTCAACTAACAAAACTATCTAatacttattaaatattaatgcgTAAAAGATGAAAACGAGCAATGTCACATACTGTCAAAATATCTTCCTAGTAGCTCGTCGGGGCCATTTTTCAAACAGTTGGTATGCAAAATAACTGCACTGTAAAATTAGAGATCAGGTAGTGTGGAAAATAATGTCTGTTAGTCTGTCTAAACTTTTGAATTTGCCACTAAAATGACGGGTGCATTCTGATTCAAGAGGTTTAACTAACTGGAACGTGCTAGTGGTGAAAGTTGAAGTTACGAGTTttcataaaaggaaaataaattgcGGGAACAGAACACGATAAGAGGGAATTACAGAGATAATGGAAAGCGGGAAAGCGCAAGAtaggataataaaaaaaagatgaagtTGAAATTTTTGAAGGTTCAATGAAGACAGAAAGCGGCAGTACCTGAACTGAAACAGGGTGACCCATCTTAAATATGTTGTTTCTTCTGACCCTGTTTCTCTCAGAAGAAAAAGATTAGAACTTGAAGATCATAGTTGCTTGCAGCAGCAAaccctctttctctttttcttcttgtgaAGAGCGAAATCAGATCTTGCCAAATGCTATGGGAGGGTAGTTTGAATTACAGGACCACCAGCTTCTGCTAATGTTAGGACTTGCCACTTGGTCTGGTAACAATGGCCATCTTCAAGCAATCAAAACCAAATTAACCTAGTCAACGATGATGCTGCggtaaatcaattttataacttgcgaaatattaaaaaatggtaGAAAATGGATCCTTATTAATGTTTgtatgaataaaacaaaaacaaaattagatgATAAGGATGTGGTAGAGAActcacaattttttaattttactcgtCTTTATTCAGGATATTGATTCAATGGTGTCAGTTTTTGTAATAACAGATGCCGGTGTGAAAGAAAAACACTGATCACTGCTACCGATTCCTTAAAATGCAAACTCACTCCAACTGAACCTGGATGCAATTCTGGacacattttctttcttctcccaaACTTCGCAAACAAACACTGCAACACATCCATGGCAAATGCGTAAGTTACTTCTTCATTCTCCGTCGTATGAGATTTATTCATGAATTATTAATTGAAACAGGTTCTCTCACTCCTCTTCGTCATTCAGCGGCGTGCAAAAAGCTCGTATTCCCCCCCCCTAACTTCCACCTCCAAGCCACCTCCTCTTTTCGACGGAACCACcaggttcttcttcttcttcctgatTTTTGTGCGGATTactatgtttttttaatatttgttttgaattttgttacAGGTTGTATATCAGTTATCTTTGTCCCTATGCGCAGAGTGTTTGGATCACTCGGGACTACAAggtcatttattattttaagtaagcTACAACTACTACTATCTTTGGTATTCGATTTACAAGTGAATACTTCATTTGTACTTTCTATAAAATGTCATACATAATAAAAGGTGAAGatgccaaaaataaaaaatacaaataccaCTGCATTCTTCTTgcttaaattattaaacatcaGAATCTGATGTTTCAGATATTAGTTGCGCCGCTGAGATTGACTTAGGCCATTTTTGCTGCTACTCTAGAggatcaatttttaatttactcTTTAATTCATGGTATTCTGTGAGTCATAGGTTGTTGTCTTTTATAATTGGTGATTGATTTGGGTTTACTGCATGCAGGGACTACAGGACAAGATCGAACTGGTTGCCTTTGATCTTCCAAACAGGACTGCCTAGTATAAGGAGAAAGTCTACCCAGAAAACAAGGTGTTTGTTTAACTTGCTTATTGAATGAGGAAAAATTATTAGTCCATGATTGGGTATTCAATTGTGATTTTCTGCTGATGTTATAGGTACCATCATTGGAGCACAATGGGATGGTCTTGGGAGAAAGTCTCCATTTGATGAAATACATAGAGGACAATTTCGAAGGTCCATCACTGATTCCCCAGTGTAACAACTACATATCCTTTCTCTCTTTGCCTTTCTATTTATCGTTTAGCAAGGAGTTGTCTTGAGAAGATCTTTTTTCAGGATCCTGTCAAGAAAGAATTTGGTGAGCAGTTGATTTCTTATGTTGATACTTTCTCCAAAGAGCTGTATTCATTGAAAGCAGATCCGATACAACAAGCCAGAAAGTCCGGTTTTGGGTATATAAATAGAGGAAAGTGTTGTTGGAGTCCgtatgaaattaattttcagaATTGGTGATTCTAATCAGGTCCTGCTTTTGATTACTTGGAGAATTCTCTTGGTAAATTTGATGATGGTCCATTCTTTCTTGGTCAATTTAGCTGGGTAAGTTGAAATCTTGAAATGTTCCTTTTCAATTGACTGACCTATCCTCCTGCAAGAAATTCTAGCAAAAAAGCGCATAATGATGCGATGGAACTAAGTATTAAAGTAGTCATGGCTCAAGTTACAAGATAAATGGTATGGGCTATGATTATATTCTCCCATATGATTTTTAAATGCTTGTGATGATCAGGTGGTTATTGCCTATGTTCCATTTGTTGAAAGATTCCAGCTCTTCCTTTTTGAGTTGTTCAAACATGATATAACTGAAGGAAGACCTAAACTTGCATCATGGATTGAGGTACACTAGAAGCAGTTCTATGTAAATTATTTTCCAGTTCCAAGGAATTTGTACCGCtatatgttgttttatgttACTGGTTTGTTTCCTATCATAATCATCAATCTGAGCTTGAAGAGAAAACCTCATATGCTTTGTAACAAGTGGAAACAGAATGTCTCTGATCTTTCTCATGCCTTTGACAATGGAGCCTCAAGACCAACTGCTTCAAACTTGCTGGTTACAGAAGATATATTCATTTGTGAAAATATGTTTCTTGTGCAGGAAGTGAACAAGATTAATGTGTATACACAAACAAGAGGTGATCCAAAGGATATTCTTGATCTTTTCAAGAAACGGTTATTGGTATCTAAACAACATTCACACTCTTCTCAAGATTGAGTTTTTGGCATAATTGTCGTTGATTTCTGCAATTCTTCCTATTGTATTTGCTACTGTGTTGAACTTCCTAATTTTGTGCCCTGCAGCCTCAACAGTAAAAGCCAGGACATCATCACCTAAGATTTAGATTATTGGCAATAAAGTTTTATGTGTGTGCATAGGACTTTTCTTTTGGCCGCTAGAGTCGATGATAAGCGTTGGTTTGAATGCTAGAGTTGCTgcaaaaaaattgatttcaagGTTTAGGTGTTTGCGTCGGCGCTTTTTATGATGAGTTGCATGCATGGTATATCCTATGATTGTTATGTTTGGATGTGTAATATCTAATAAACTAATTGTTTTTATACTCTCCCCACCATGGAATTGTCATTATGCTGTTTTATTTGAAGTAATATATAAACTTTcgtataaaatatatgtataaaaaagaATAGTGTGGTGAACTTATGGAGATTAGTAcggaaataataataatcagtGGTAtgtttacttcttttttttttataataataaaattatagttataaaaataaatttaaatgatttttacaggattgttttttataataataaaaattat
This sequence is a window from Vigna angularis cultivar LongXiaoDou No.4 chromosome 2, ASM1680809v1, whole genome shotgun sequence. Protein-coding genes within it:
- the LOC108329014 gene encoding glutathione S-transferase L3, whose translation is MATSVLDVRPPALTSISEPLPFFDGTTRLYICYLCPYAQRAWITRNCKGLQDKIELVPIDLTNRPSWYKEKVYPLNKVPSLEHNGKVLGESLDLIRYIDANFEGPSLFPSNPAKREFGELMISHVDTFTSGVYSSYKGDPVQQTSAAFDYLENALGKFDDGPFFLGQFSLADIAYVSFIERIQLVFSEIFEHDITAGRPKLATWIQEANKIEGYKQTKVDKEEYLEAFKIKFLA
- the LOC108329012 gene encoding pentatricopeptide repeat-containing protein At3g53360, mitochondrial isoform X1, with translation MIIQSQIRCVYNCTRPIVSTRVVSSLSTELSTNSYINLMCKKQQYKEALDAFDFNLEKSGIQLEPSTYANLILACTNIRSLNYGKKIHDHISKSKCQPDLVLQNHILNMYGKCGSLKDARKVFNAMKLRNVVSWTIMISRYMQNDEENDAIIMYIQMLRSGYLPDQFTFGSIIKACCIVGDIDLGRQLHGHVIKSGYDHHLIAQNALISMYTKFGQIAHASSVFAMISTKDLISWASMITGYTQLGNDIEALYLFRDMLRQSVYQPNEYIFGSVFSACGSLLEPEFGRQIHGVCAKFGLGRNIFAGCSLCDMYAKFGFLPLAERAFYQIESPDLVSWNAIIAAFSDSGHVNEAVSFFRQMMHTGFMPDDITFLSLLCPCGSFLTCNQGMQMHSYIIKVGLDKEAAVCNSLLTMYTKCSNLHNAFNVFTFLGRRANLVSWNSILSACLQHKHAREAFRLFKLMLFSENKPDSITITTILGTCAELSSLEVGNQVHCFTIKSGLVVDVSVRNRLIDMYAKCGSLKHARDVFDSTQNPDIVSWSSLIVGYAQFGLGHEALNFFRMMRNLGVEPNEVTYVGVLSACSHIGLVEEGWHLYRTMEVELGIAPTREHVSCMVDLLARAGCLYEAENFIKKTGFDPDINTWKTLLASCKTHGNVDIAERVAENILRLDACNSAALVLLSNINASAGNWKEVARLRHFMKQMGVQKVPGQSWIEFKDQIHVFFSEDSSHPQSGKIYSMLEDLWLQMLDHGYVPCETLDINIC
- the LOC108329012 gene encoding pentatricopeptide repeat-containing protein At3g53360, mitochondrial isoform X2 — protein: MVMSLNPGYTQLGNDIEALYLFRDMLRQSVYQPNEYIFGSVFSACGSLLEPEFGRQIHGVCAKFGLGRNIFAGCSLCDMYAKFGFLPLAERAFYQIESPDLVSWNAIIAAFSDSGHVNEAVSFFRQMMHTGFMPDDITFLSLLCPCGSFLTCNQGMQMHSYIIKVGLDKEAAVCNSLLTMYTKCSNLHNAFNVFTFLGRRANLVSWNSILSACLQHKHAREAFRLFKLMLFSENKPDSITITTILGTCAELSSLEVGNQVHCFTIKSGLVVDVSVRNRLIDMYAKCGSLKHARDVFDSTQNPDIVSWSSLIVGYAQFGLGHEALNFFRMMRNLGVEPNEVTYVGVLSACSHIGLVEEGWHLYRTMEVELGIAPTREHVSCMVDLLARAGCLYEAENFIKKTGFDPDINTWKTLLASCKTHGNVDIAERVAENILRLDACNSAALVLLSNINASAGNWKEVARLRHFMKQMGVQKVPGQSWIEFKDQIHVFFSEDSSHPQSGKIYSMLEDLWLQMLDHGYVPCETLDINIC